ATTGGTCATGCGGAGCACTACGTACTAAACCCTCTGCCAAGAACCATTCCTGATTAGATCAACCAGAAGATTCCATTAGTCAAATCATTCAGACGTCGAACGAGCTGGCAGAATCCGCCGGGGCTGCACAGACCATTATTCATTTCTACGTGCCTACATGCGCACCAGAACCTCCCCTGTGCGAACTGGAAATGAAAACTCTCGTCATCTTATAGTATAAAGCTAGACCGGCGCCCTCTGAATTCTCTACCAGATCCAAGTCGTCGATCGCACGCAGGCACCAGTTGGCTATCCACGTACACGCGAGGAGGAGATGGGGAGGTCGATGGGGGGTCTCCTCGCCGTCGTGGCCTTCGCGGCGGTGCTGAGGCTCGGGCTCGTCGGCGCCAACTTCGCCGACCTGTGCGACATCACGTGGGAGCCGCAGAACGCGGCCATGACGGACGGAGGGGAGCACCTCACGCTCTCCCTCGTCAGCAACATCTCAGGTAACACACATCGCATCTCTGAGCAACTTTTTACATGTCAAAATGCTCTTTGGCTTGCTGAACTCCGTTCCGTACGTGCATGGCGATCCCGATGATCATTGCTGCTTTGGATTGTGGGTTTCATCAGGCAGCATGCTCCGGACCAAGAAGACGTTCATCTACGGCAGCATCTCCACCTTGATCAAGCTGGTCAAGGGAAACTCTGCCGGCACCGTCACCACCTACTACGTACGTCAACACATTGTTTGCCATACATATGCACATTTCTCGTCAGGCGAGAAATTGAGAATTGATCGTGAGAAACTAATTGTGCCAGACGTCGTCGGTGGGCGACGACCACGACGAGATCGACTTCGAGTTCCTGGGCAACGAGACGGGCCAGCCCTACACCATCCACACCAACGTGTTCGCCGACGGCGTGGGCGCCAAGGAGGTGCAGTTCTACCCCTGGTTCGACCCCACCGACGACTTCCACAACTACACCATCTTATGGAACCCCTCCATGATCGTGTAAGCAGCCCATGCATGCATCCATTGTACTCCTCCTCTGTTGCCTGATTACATGCAGAAGAATCAACGGAGGCTGACTTCCATGGATCGACtctgtgtgtgcatgcatgcaggTGGTTTGTGGACAGCATCCCGATCCGCGTGTTCCGCAACTACGCGAGCAAGGGCGTGCCGTTCCCGACGAAGCGGCCCATGTACGGCTTCTCCAGCATCTGGTCGGCGGACGACTGGGCCACGCAGGGCGGCCGCGTCAAGACGGACTGGACCAAGGCGCCCTTCGTCGCCGAGTACGACAACATGGGCCTCCACGTCTGCGAGTGCTCGAGCACCGACGATGAATGCGCCACCAGATGCAACAAGGACACCCCGCCGGAGCCGTCCCAGCTCACCAAGGAGCAGATGCGCAAGCTCAGGGCCGTGCAGCTCGGCTACACCATCTACGACTACTGCGCCAAAGCCAGGGACGGCGGCAAGGGCCCCGTACCGCCCGAGTGCGACATGGAACAGTACTGATGAGAAAATCAAGTACGAGTAATACACTATACGGTGATCGATGATACGATGCGCGCACTCCTCCCATTTTGTTTCATTGGATGTCTGAGGGGCGTCGCGTCGAATCTCCTGATATGTTTATTCCTTTTGTGTTGATTGTTTCTTGCGAGATTACTACGTGCATTCTTTTTTGGCTTGAtcaatctctactcctaatggagcagttaGTGAATAGTTTTTACGGTTTTTTTTCGCTGGTTTTTTTCGTCCCCGCTCCCACCACCACTCTCCAAACCGGTTTAATTTTTCTCTTCCCTCTTTTTTTTAGCAAAGCAGCACTTTCCTAACATACACAAAATCACGGACTAAACTTTCCTAACTTATCCAAATCAACAGATCTCTCTAATTAATGCAATTTATTTTTAGAAAACAAATAACGGATTTTCTGAAAACAAATAACGGAT
This sequence is a window from Aegilops tauschii subsp. strangulata cultivar AL8/78 chromosome 7, Aet v6.0, whole genome shotgun sequence. Protein-coding genes within it:
- the LOC109762046 gene encoding probable xyloglucan endotransglucosylase/hydrolase protein 26 — encoded protein: MGRSMGGLLAVVAFAAVLRLGLVGANFADLCDITWEPQNAAMTDGGEHLTLSLVSNISGSMLRTKKTFIYGSISTLIKLVKGNSAGTVTTYYTSSVGDDHDEIDFEFLGNETGQPYTIHTNVFADGVGAKEVQFYPWFDPTDDFHNYTILWNPSMIVWFVDSIPIRVFRNYASKGVPFPTKRPMYGFSSIWSADDWATQGGRVKTDWTKAPFVAEYDNMGLHVCECSSTDDECATRCNKDTPPEPSQLTKEQMRKLRAVQLGYTIYDYCAKARDGGKGPVPPECDMEQY